One Nitrospina watsonii DNA segment encodes these proteins:
- a CDS encoding energy transducer TonB, with translation METRYPTHLPVTASVMVHLMVAWVIWQQNITFHLEPKPEPKIKVHVASKPPPPPPPPPAQTQPEALKPVAQQPVTPPQKTVNKKPLKPPVPKPMQVVQTQQVKPKVPPPPVNTKPIQQEVTTPQTQTPTFARAIRHTTVEASFKTPVSTVPVQSKVAPTTAVLKTPVTPEFTPKTKTVKMQTVDPDALIEEAAEPIQTASLNTPTPNKTGPVKMAKISGNGPDLQKALDQFNNAIWGQILKAKFYPKMARMRRLEGQPVVKFTIERDGSLSQITINNSSNHEILDSAALKTIQNAAPFPGIPEILNEDRMVLEVPISFILNK, from the coding sequence ATGGAGACTCGATACCCTACACACTTACCGGTAACCGCGTCGGTGATGGTGCATCTCATGGTGGCGTGGGTGATCTGGCAACAGAACATCACCTTCCATCTCGAGCCGAAACCGGAGCCCAAAATCAAGGTGCATGTGGCGTCCAAGCCGCCGCCCCCTCCCCCGCCTCCTCCCGCACAAACCCAGCCTGAGGCGCTGAAACCCGTCGCCCAGCAACCGGTGACGCCGCCACAGAAAACCGTAAATAAAAAACCGTTGAAGCCACCGGTGCCCAAGCCGATGCAGGTGGTGCAAACCCAACAGGTGAAGCCCAAGGTGCCGCCACCCCCGGTGAACACCAAGCCCATTCAGCAGGAGGTGACGACACCGCAAACGCAGACACCGACCTTCGCCCGGGCGATCCGGCACACCACGGTTGAGGCCAGTTTCAAAACCCCGGTGTCCACGGTGCCGGTGCAGTCCAAAGTGGCCCCCACCACCGCCGTGCTGAAAACGCCGGTGACGCCCGAATTCACGCCGAAGACAAAGACGGTGAAAATGCAGACCGTGGACCCGGATGCCTTGATCGAGGAGGCGGCGGAGCCCATCCAGACCGCCAGCCTGAACACGCCCACTCCCAATAAAACCGGGCCGGTCAAAATGGCCAAGATCAGCGGCAACGGACCCGACCTGCAGAAAGCGCTGGATCAGTTCAACAACGCCATCTGGGGGCAGATTCTGAAAGCGAAATTTTATCCCAAGATGGCCCGCATGCGCCGACTGGAAGGTCAACCCGTGGTAAAATTCACCATAGAGAGAGACGGGTCCTTGAGCCAAATCACCATCAATAACTCGTCCAATCATGAAATTCTGGACAGCGCCGCGCTCAAGACTATCCAGAACGCCGCGCCCTTTCCGGGTATTCCGGAAATTTTGAATGAGGACCGAATGGTTCTGGAAGTTC
- a CDS encoding ExbD/TolR family protein: MVSLKVQPRKNKGLDIAPLVDIVFLLLIFFMLTSTFIRQEGMDIELPEAESSESFNMKSIKIQIQENGTLMAGDKKVSLDEMRSILGTAVEKDSSVPIIIEADKKTDFDLFAKILDMARLLGAGNIVIATDPLKSTSS; this comes from the coding sequence ATGGTCAGCCTTAAAGTTCAGCCCCGGAAAAATAAAGGACTCGATATCGCGCCGCTGGTGGATATCGTTTTTCTGCTGTTGATCTTTTTCATGCTGACCTCCACGTTCATCCGGCAGGAGGGCATGGACATCGAACTGCCGGAGGCGGAGTCCAGCGAGTCTTTCAACATGAAGTCGATCAAGATTCAGATCCAGGAAAACGGAACGTTGATGGCGGGCGACAAAAAAGTGTCATTGGATGAAATGCGATCGATTCTCGGAACGGCGGTGGAAAAGGATTCGTCCGTGCCCATCATCATTGAGGCGGACAAGAAAACCGATTTCGACCTGTTCGCCAAGATTCTCGATATGGCGCGACTGCTCGGAGCCGGCAACATCGTGATTGCCACCGATCCCCTTAAGTCAACTTCTTCTTAA
- a CDS encoding MotA/TolQ/ExbB proton channel family protein, whose product MDPAQTKAAVEETIPLLELIGKGGVLMIPIILCSVVALTLIIERLIFFYSSKSSPEKMQSVFKTVFLEGNNIFARSHDQLPGSAGRLLQVARNCFNYPKWKFEEALTLAGQEELSKMGKNLRALEVIAAIAPLLGLLGTVVGMIQAFGKVARHKNQIDPSILAGGIWEALMTTAAGLGVAIPVMVMLHYFDRRMETMSFLMEKFSLHLVHQWDDTKEKARTKAVAPEKDSGERRMANAPAK is encoded by the coding sequence ATGGATCCCGCACAAACCAAAGCCGCCGTGGAGGAAACGATTCCATTATTGGAATTGATCGGCAAGGGAGGGGTCCTGATGATCCCCATCATTCTTTGCTCCGTCGTCGCGCTGACGCTGATCATCGAACGATTGATTTTTTTCTATTCCAGCAAATCAAGTCCGGAAAAGATGCAGAGCGTGTTTAAGACCGTGTTCCTGGAAGGCAATAACATTTTCGCCCGCTCACACGACCAGCTACCTGGCTCCGCCGGCCGCCTTTTGCAGGTAGCACGCAACTGCTTCAATTATCCCAAGTGGAAATTCGAAGAGGCGCTGACGCTGGCCGGACAGGAAGAGTTGAGCAAGATGGGGAAAAACCTGCGCGCACTGGAAGTCATCGCCGCCATCGCTCCATTGCTCGGTCTGCTCGGCACGGTGGTGGGCATGATCCAGGCCTTCGGCAAAGTGGCCCGGCACAAAAACCAGATCGATCCCAGCATCCTCGCCGGCGGCATTTGGGAAGCGTTGATGACCACGGCGGCTGGGCTCGGCGTCGCCATTCCGGTGATGGTGATGCTCCACTACTTTGACCGCCGGATGGAAACGATGTCGTTTTTGATGGAGAAGTTCAGCCTGCACCTGGTGCACCAATGGGACGACACCAAGGAAAAAGCCCGGACGAAAGCCGTGGCGCCCGAAAAAGATTCCGGCGAACGGCGTATGGCCAACGCCCCGGCGAAGTGA
- a CDS encoding RNA polymerase sigma factor → MVEHLYLANHHALCRFLTRMLRCEEAAAEVAQEAYLRMLRYACRTPLTHPRAYLFQVAANLARTRLQQERRHSLHFNEAVLPEEVECPAEDTERAAIAKQGLEQLSQAVATLPPRCREVFLMNRLDGLSYSQIAERLGISLNMVEKHIIKALLHCRKKLHLER, encoded by the coding sequence ATGGTTGAGCATCTGTACCTTGCCAATCATCACGCCTTATGCCGGTTTTTGACGCGTATGCTGCGCTGCGAAGAAGCGGCAGCGGAAGTCGCGCAGGAGGCTTACCTGCGCATGTTGCGCTATGCCTGCCGCACGCCTTTGACGCATCCCCGTGCCTATTTGTTTCAGGTCGCCGCCAACCTGGCCCGCACCCGCCTTCAGCAGGAGCGGCGTCATTCCCTTCATTTCAATGAAGCCGTTTTGCCGGAAGAAGTCGAATGCCCGGCTGAAGACACGGAACGCGCGGCCATCGCCAAGCAGGGTCTGGAACAGTTGTCGCAGGCGGTGGCCACGCTGCCGCCGCGTTGCCGGGAAGTGTTCCTGATGAATCGTCTCGATGGACTCAGTTACAGCCAGATCGCCGAGCGCCTGGGTATTTCCCTCAACATGGTGGAAAAACACATCATCAAAGCCCTCCTGCATTGTCGTAAAAAACTCCATCTGGAACGTTAA
- a CDS encoding FecR family protein, which produces MDEQLAQQAATWFARIHSDRVTAADRTAFRRWLVRHPQNRKAYSEIESLWAGLGEVADPRPAKKTASPPQALPRPAGKRFIPQLALDGAVRWGALAACLLLAFWVTWGGTDALVWMQADHRTAPGEARQVMLPDGSRVHLNTDTALVLDFDAGHRRVRLLGGEAFFDVAHDPARPFEVAAGDGITRVTGTRFNVLDRGRNVTVTVVSGSVEVLKNETSAAHVPAQRSKVRLSPGQAAEYQPRQAEIATRTADEQEAISWRQGKLIFTDRPLREVIAELERYRSGSILLMDEAIAKTRFTGVIDLARIDPALDALEQTLPARVIHMSDYLVMILAVG; this is translated from the coding sequence GTGGATGAACAACTGGCTCAGCAAGCCGCCACCTGGTTTGCGCGCATCCATTCCGACCGGGTGACGGCAGCCGATCGCACGGCTTTTCGCCGTTGGCTGGTGCGGCATCCCCAAAACCGGAAAGCCTACAGTGAGATAGAATCGTTGTGGGCAGGTCTGGGTGAGGTGGCCGATCCTCGTCCCGCAAAAAAAACGGCGTCTCCACCGCAAGCGTTGCCGCGTCCTGCCGGAAAGCGTTTCATTCCGCAGTTGGCGTTGGACGGTGCAGTGCGCTGGGGTGCGCTGGCGGCGTGTTTGCTGCTCGCGTTCTGGGTGACGTGGGGCGGCACGGACGCCCTGGTCTGGATGCAGGCCGACCACCGCACCGCGCCGGGAGAAGCGCGGCAGGTGATGCTCCCCGACGGCTCGCGCGTGCACCTCAATACCGACACGGCGTTGGTGCTGGACTTCGATGCCGGGCATCGCCGGGTGCGCCTGCTCGGCGGCGAAGCGTTTTTCGATGTCGCGCACGATCCCGCGCGTCCGTTTGAAGTGGCGGCGGGCGACGGCATCACGCGCGTCACCGGCACGCGTTTCAACGTGCTCGACCGGGGCCGCAACGTCACGGTCACCGTGGTGTCGGGATCGGTGGAGGTGCTGAAAAACGAAACGTCCGCAGCGCATGTTCCCGCGCAGCGTTCCAAGGTGCGCTTGTCCCCCGGACAGGCGGCGGAGTACCAGCCGCGCCAAGCGGAGATCGCCACCCGCACGGCGGACGAACAGGAAGCCATCAGTTGGCGTCAAGGCAAGCTGATATTCACCGACCGCCCTCTGCGCGAGGTGATCGCCGAACTGGAACGCTACCGCAGCGGTTCCATCCTTTTGATGGATGAAGCGATTGCCAAGACCCGTTTCACCGGGGTCATCGATTTGGCGCGCATCGACCCCGCCCTCGATGCGCTCGAACAAACCCTGCCGGCGCGGGTGATCCACATGAGCGATTACCTCGTAATGATTCTTGCCGTGGGTTGA
- a CDS encoding TonB-dependent receptor domain-containing protein — MLWTTLSPDESKTHSFKHRRGAWVPGMLAVCLLTLAPVQAGALDAETDVHTISAEMETPGDGLLVAQAGPARSFRIPPQDLQSALVEFSRQSGIQILYQSDLVKGIQTQGVSGDHAPEEALKKLLSGTDLTYTFADGKTVTVKQTSADKEGKLLPPVVVSATRGIGTLVDSPQGVTIVTKEQIEKQTALTTDLGDILAKTVPGLGTSTEGNTEVGQTLRGQNLQVFIDGVPQTIQLRNGQRNLRTIDPSAIERIEVLRGSTSVYGLGGTGGVINIITKSPGEGPVKFSTDVTVGFQPVDVGESLRKRLIQRVEGGKGKFDYILSATGEQTGGFFDGDGDRIPPDPNGQGGIADSDSYNLFGKLGYDPDDRQRFEFSTNFFKLQQDTDFIRQGGITGVQKTTAVPGDPGGKKMGTENLQVNLNYRNKDVMGSLVKAQLYYRDYWTRFGLFTSGQSFIDSQRYGGRLDVETPVSSFGRLLWGVDVLYEESSQPFEDGTFFTPEMEQWTVGPFAQAEVVLFEDLTLHGGVRYEKILFSVDDFTTVSGSDVVGGDLDYGRAVFNAGLTYALDPALSVFASFSQGFTVPEIGRVLRTISTAGNSVENIRPEAQVVDNYEVGVRGNWSKVQGEVSLFYSESDFGTSLTSPTSPTALIGILRIPERVYGIEASFDTQPFDRWEVGGTLTWMEGELDSDSNGNFDSHMLGNRIPPLKVTGYVENQTLPDWRNRLQMLYSGNRDRFHGQTGFGKGTVSDFVLVDALSTFAFKTGSLSVGIRNLLDEQYFPTISQFYNLGGNRFSAGSGRTISATYSFKW; from the coding sequence ATGTTATGGACTACGCTGTCCCCTGACGAAAGTAAAACTCACAGCTTCAAACATCGGCGGGGCGCCTGGGTTCCCGGCATGCTCGCGGTTTGTCTTCTCACTCTGGCTCCCGTTCAGGCAGGTGCGCTGGATGCGGAAACCGATGTCCACACAATTTCCGCCGAAATGGAAACGCCGGGCGATGGCCTGTTGGTGGCGCAAGCCGGTCCCGCGCGCAGCTTCCGCATTCCTCCGCAGGACCTGCAATCGGCGTTGGTGGAGTTTTCCCGCCAGTCGGGAATCCAGATCCTATACCAAAGCGACCTCGTCAAGGGGATTCAGACCCAGGGCGTTTCCGGCGATCACGCGCCCGAGGAGGCGTTGAAGAAACTTTTGTCGGGCACCGACCTCACTTATACCTTTGCCGATGGAAAGACGGTAACCGTCAAGCAAACGAGTGCGGATAAAGAGGGGAAACTCCTGCCCCCCGTGGTGGTATCGGCAACCCGTGGCATAGGGACTCTCGTTGACTCGCCCCAGGGGGTGACCATCGTCACCAAGGAGCAGATCGAGAAACAGACAGCCTTGACGACGGATCTGGGCGACATCCTTGCCAAAACCGTACCGGGCCTTGGGACCAGCACCGAGGGGAATACCGAGGTGGGCCAAACCCTGCGGGGACAAAATCTGCAGGTCTTTATTGACGGCGTACCGCAGACCATCCAGCTTCGTAACGGCCAACGGAATTTGAGGACCATTGACCCCTCGGCCATCGAGCGCATCGAGGTGTTGCGCGGTTCCACCAGTGTGTATGGCCTGGGAGGTACCGGCGGCGTTATCAATATCATCACCAAGAGTCCAGGTGAAGGGCCGGTGAAGTTCTCTACGGATGTGACGGTCGGCTTCCAGCCTGTCGATGTGGGCGAAAGCCTCCGCAAGCGGCTGATTCAACGCGTGGAAGGGGGTAAGGGAAAGTTCGATTACATTTTAAGCGCGACGGGTGAGCAGACCGGCGGCTTCTTCGATGGCGACGGCGATCGAATTCCTCCCGATCCCAACGGCCAGGGAGGGATAGCGGACTCCGACTCCTATAACCTGTTCGGCAAGCTGGGCTACGATCCGGATGACCGGCAACGGTTCGAATTTTCCACTAACTTCTTCAAACTCCAGCAGGACACGGATTTTATTCGGCAGGGCGGTATAACGGGTGTGCAAAAGACCACTGCGGTCCCAGGTGATCCGGGGGGGAAGAAGATGGGAACGGAGAACCTGCAAGTCAACCTTAACTATCGTAATAAGGATGTGATGGGAAGCCTTGTCAAGGCTCAGCTCTATTATCGCGATTACTGGACGCGTTTTGGGCTTTTCACATCCGGGCAAAGCTTCATAGATTCACAGCGGTACGGTGGACGCTTGGATGTCGAGACGCCGGTGTCCTCCTTTGGCCGTCTGCTTTGGGGCGTGGACGTGCTGTATGAAGAATCGTCACAGCCTTTTGAAGATGGGACCTTTTTCACGCCCGAAATGGAGCAGTGGACCGTTGGCCCGTTCGCGCAAGCCGAGGTTGTCTTGTTTGAAGACTTGACGCTTCACGGGGGCGTCCGCTACGAGAAGATCCTGTTTTCGGTTGACGATTTCACCACCGTAAGCGGTAGCGATGTTGTGGGCGGTGATCTGGATTACGGGCGTGCGGTGTTCAATGCGGGTCTGACGTATGCTTTGGATCCGGCCCTCAGCGTATTCGCCTCCTTCTCGCAGGGGTTCACGGTGCCTGAGATCGGCCGGGTCCTGCGCACCATTAGTACCGCTGGCAACTCGGTGGAGAATATCCGGCCGGAGGCGCAGGTGGTGGATAACTATGAGGTGGGTGTGCGCGGCAACTGGTCCAAGGTGCAGGGAGAGGTATCTCTGTTCTACAGCGAATCCGATTTTGGCACGAGCCTCACCAGCCCGACTTCGCCGACCGCTCTCATTGGGATATTGCGTATCCCGGAGCGCGTTTACGGTATAGAAGCTTCTTTCGACACGCAGCCGTTTGACCGGTGGGAGGTGGGTGGAACTCTGACTTGGATGGAAGGAGAACTGGATTCCGATAGCAACGGGAATTTTGACTCCCACATGTTGGGCAACCGCATCCCCCCGCTCAAGGTGACCGGCTATGTCGAGAACCAGACCTTACCCGACTGGCGCAATCGTCTGCAAATGCTGTATTCCGGCAACCGTGACCGCTTCCATGGGCAGACCGGATTCGGTAAAGGCACGGTGAGCGACTTTGTTTTGGTGGATGCGCTCAGCACCTTCGCCTTCAAAACAGGCTCGTTGAGCGTGGGCATCCGGAACCTGCTGGATGAGCAGTACTTCCCAACGATTTCGCAGTTTTATAACTTAGGCGGCAATCGCTTTTCAGCCGGATCGGGCCGTACCATCAGCGCCACATATTCCTTCAAGTGGTGA
- a CDS encoding RNA polymerase sigma factor — protein sequence MGLQSDHMNHSALLNAYYEYEADLLRFLSHRLKCGFAAKDLVQEVYLRLLKIKNPTGIENRKAYLFRIASNLATDHIRVEARRAELLRECRDVLIRSENKVTPEREALARWELKLYQKAVQELPPLSRKIFYLNRFAGKPQRAIAKEVGVSVTTVEKHIRRVLDHLAATRDRLETQRKSKSGV from the coding sequence ATGGGATTGCAATCGGACCACATGAATCATTCAGCGTTGCTCAATGCGTATTACGAATACGAGGCGGATCTGCTCCGGTTTCTGTCTCACCGTCTGAAGTGCGGGTTCGCGGCGAAGGACCTGGTGCAGGAAGTCTATCTGCGCCTGTTGAAGATCAAAAATCCCACCGGCATTGAAAACCGCAAAGCTTATTTGTTTCGCATCGCATCCAACCTGGCCACCGATCACATTCGTGTAGAAGCCCGCCGGGCGGAGTTGCTGCGCGAATGCCGCGACGTGCTGATCCGTTCCGAAAACAAGGTGACACCGGAGCGGGAGGCTCTCGCGCGTTGGGAATTGAAGCTGTACCAGAAAGCGGTGCAGGAGTTGCCGCCGCTCAGCCGGAAAATTTTTTACCTGAACCGGTTCGCGGGCAAGCCGCAACGCGCCATTGCAAAAGAGGTGGGGGTATCGGTCACTACCGTCGAAAAACACATCCGGCGGGTGCTCGATCACCTGGCCGCGACACGCGACCGTCTGGAAACACAACGAAAAAGCAAAAGCGGGGTATGA
- a CDS encoding FecR family protein, whose protein sequence is MVSDQDKAPPDESPQEARQWVVRLASGEMTEPEARRFQKWLHADPKHRDVFRQERRLWQELEALKATFASSLQEETGDSLSACRSSPANEWAVGLPAVQRKKPFAVFRWTAACFCLFVLWAQFGAAWFADHRTAEGELRKVELPDGSTAHLNTATTLNVRYENGVRHIELLEGEVLFDVRRDASRPFRVTTENGVVEVLGTRFAVSHSKENLQVTVLSGEVAVYAPSQPFLPVAETAQAVHLTAGQAVDYLAGSPSHAVRKVNVHAALPWTRGSIVIDDMPFAKAVEKLDAYYPGRVLILREHATQQPVSGLFHVDQAKNAILALASTQGLHATHITDYLLVLR, encoded by the coding sequence ATGGTATCGGATCAAGATAAAGCTCCCCCAGATGAATCCCCGCAGGAAGCGCGGCAGTGGGTGGTGCGTCTGGCTTCAGGGGAAATGACGGAACCGGAAGCCCGCCGTTTTCAAAAATGGCTGCATGCGGACCCGAAACACCGCGACGTCTTTCGGCAGGAAAGGCGGCTGTGGCAGGAGCTGGAAGCGCTCAAGGCAACATTTGCTTCTTCTTTGCAGGAAGAGACGGGGGATTCTCTTTCAGCGTGCCGTTCGTCTCCGGCCAATGAATGGGCAGTGGGTCTTCCGGCCGTTCAACGTAAAAAACCATTTGCCGTGTTTCGCTGGACCGCCGCCTGCTTCTGTCTGTTCGTGTTGTGGGCGCAGTTCGGTGCCGCCTGGTTTGCGGATCACCGCACGGCGGAAGGCGAGCTGCGCAAGGTGGAATTGCCGGACGGATCGACGGCGCACCTCAATACCGCCACGACCCTCAACGTGCGTTATGAAAACGGTGTTCGCCACATTGAACTTTTGGAAGGCGAGGTGCTGTTCGATGTCCGCCGCGACGCATCGCGTCCATTCCGCGTGACCACCGAGAACGGCGTGGTGGAAGTGCTGGGCACACGTTTCGCTGTTTCGCATTCAAAAGAAAATCTGCAGGTGACGGTGTTGAGCGGCGAGGTGGCAGTGTACGCGCCATCGCAACCCTTCCTGCCGGTTGCGGAGACGGCGCAGGCCGTGCACCTGACCGCCGGGCAAGCCGTCGATTACCTCGCCGGGTCGCCCTCCCATGCGGTGCGGAAAGTGAATGTGCATGCCGCGTTGCCCTGGACGCGCGGCAGTATTGTGATTGATGACATGCCGTTTGCCAAAGCGGTCGAAAAGCTGGACGCCTATTATCCCGGGCGGGTGTTGATCCTGCGCGAACATGCCACACAGCAACCCGTCAGTGGCCTGTTTCATGTGGACCAGGCGAAAAACGCCATTCTGGCTCTCGCTTCCACCCAGGGCCTTCACGCCACGCACATCACGGATTACCTCCTCGTCCTGCGTTGA
- a CDS encoding TonB-dependent receptor domain-containing protein has product MQFRTPPHPRRILFPGRTQFKSKAILLTMALAGGWMLAANPVHAGDTHPAGASQNILSALNETSANQSKTQFDIDPQPLGSALSQFFEQSGVQIAYTSGDVESVRTSGVAGDHTPEEALKRLLKGSDLHFEFTGRNTVTVIKKAEGPDSESTGPSKKLVVAQSGDDKKNVLKEVVVSSTRTETPVSELTQSVSVVEKETIQEQIEIDRNLSSILGKTIPGMSPSSKALSTFGQTLRGRKFLVLIDGVPQTAPLRGASRDLNTINAEAIERIEVVRGGTPAYGFGATGGLVNIITRKPEDGPFNARSRFGLRFSSTHPSDSFAWETNHQVSGRRDKVDYLINGKFIANSGLFDADGDRIPPDPLGVQGGLADTDDANLLGKVGYDFNGGRQRAEFMVNYFRFLQDTDFTFGTGDPSNDVKTPAIRGNRNAKDPGTENLTMQLSFRDKDLFGSALNAQLYYNDLTARFAKFPGFAQTEIVSEKIGARTTFDTPFEVRNIPMTAIWGVDFLRDETIQNGIDGPTIVPLMKQNALAGFLELQIPIQEWAMLRGGFRHESIWLDVNDVVNRKAIFVRGGNLTFNETLANVGAVVFVQEGVEVFANFAQGFSLADIGRAIRDGTSTSAEALQSEVQTVDNYELGVRGNFGWIKGSITGFYSESDNGTTFTNSLEIRKQPERIYGVEAAVDVRPNDIWTLGSSFTWVVGEVDLDDDGSFEEDLPSNRIPPIKVTAYADYNMFDWWKHRLQMVHSGNRDPNSTQFGGATVRDYTVLDFYSSARVGPGKLTLGIENLLNTDYVPLVNQAGASTVSFTEAQGQTVSLAYSLDW; this is encoded by the coding sequence ATGCAATTCAGAACACCCCCGCACCCGCGCCGCATTCTGTTCCCGGGGCGCACCCAGTTTAAAAGCAAAGCCATCCTGCTGACTATGGCGTTGGCCGGTGGATGGATGCTGGCCGCCAACCCGGTGCATGCCGGAGACACCCATCCGGCTGGCGCGTCTCAAAACATTCTGTCCGCGCTCAACGAAACATCCGCGAATCAATCCAAAACCCAATTCGACATTGACCCGCAGCCGCTGGGCTCTGCTCTGAGCCAGTTCTTCGAACAGTCGGGCGTGCAGATTGCCTACACCAGCGGCGATGTTGAGTCGGTGCGCACGTCCGGTGTTGCGGGCGATCACACTCCGGAGGAGGCGTTGAAGCGGTTGCTGAAAGGCAGTGACCTGCATTTTGAGTTTACAGGCCGCAACACAGTGACGGTGATCAAAAAGGCGGAAGGACCGGACTCGGAATCCACGGGCCCGTCGAAGAAACTGGTCGTCGCCCAGTCCGGCGACGACAAGAAAAACGTTTTGAAGGAAGTGGTGGTGTCGTCCACGCGTACGGAAACGCCGGTTTCGGAACTGACGCAGTCGGTTTCCGTTGTTGAAAAAGAAACCATTCAGGAGCAGATTGAGATCGACCGCAACCTGAGCAGCATCCTGGGCAAGACCATCCCCGGCATGAGTCCCAGTTCCAAGGCGTTGTCCACGTTCGGGCAAACCCTGCGCGGCCGCAAATTTCTGGTATTGATCGACGGGGTTCCGCAGACCGCACCGTTGCGGGGCGCCAGCCGCGATCTCAACACGATCAACGCCGAGGCCATCGAGCGCATCGAGGTGGTGCGCGGCGGCACCCCGGCGTATGGTTTCGGCGCGACGGGCGGTCTGGTCAACATCATCACCCGCAAGCCGGAAGACGGACCGTTCAACGCGCGTTCGCGGTTCGGCCTGCGCTTCTCCTCCACCCATCCCAGCGATTCGTTCGCGTGGGAAACCAATCATCAGGTATCCGGCCGGCGTGACAAGGTGGATTACCTGATCAATGGCAAGTTCATTGCCAATTCCGGCTTGTTCGATGCCGACGGTGACCGCATTCCGCCCGACCCGCTGGGCGTGCAGGGTGGTCTCGCCGACACGGACGACGCGAACTTGCTTGGCAAAGTCGGCTACGATTTCAACGGCGGCCGTCAGCGGGCCGAGTTCATGGTCAACTACTTTCGGTTTTTGCAGGATACCGATTTCACATTTGGCACCGGCGATCCGTCCAACGACGTCAAAACCCCTGCCATCCGCGGCAATCGAAATGCCAAGGACCCCGGCACGGAGAACCTGACCATGCAGTTGAGCTTCCGCGATAAGGATCTGTTCGGAAGTGCCCTCAACGCGCAGTTGTATTACAACGATCTGACGGCGCGCTTCGCCAAATTTCCGGGATTCGCGCAGACGGAAATTGTGTCGGAAAAAATCGGTGCGCGGACGACCTTTGACACACCGTTCGAGGTTCGCAATATTCCGATGACCGCCATCTGGGGTGTGGACTTCCTGCGCGATGAAACCATCCAGAACGGCATCGACGGCCCGACCATCGTGCCGCTCATGAAACAAAATGCGCTGGCCGGTTTTCTGGAATTGCAGATTCCCATTCAGGAATGGGCCATGTTGCGCGGCGGGTTCCGTCACGAATCGATCTGGCTGGATGTGAACGACGTGGTCAACCGCAAAGCCATTTTCGTCCGTGGCGGCAACCTCACGTTCAATGAGACCCTGGCCAATGTGGGTGCGGTGGTGTTTGTGCAGGAAGGGGTGGAAGTGTTCGCCAATTTCGCGCAGGGCTTTTCGCTGGCGGACATCGGTCGCGCCATCCGCGACGGCACCTCCACCAGCGCCGAAGCGCTTCAGTCGGAAGTGCAGACCGTGGACAACTACGAGTTGGGAGTGCGCGGTAACTTCGGCTGGATCAAGGGATCGATCACCGGGTTTTACAGCGAATCCGACAACGGCACCACGTTCACCAACTCATTGGAAATCCGCAAACAGCCGGAACGCATCTATGGTGTGGAGGCGGCGGTGGATGTGCGGCCCAACGACATCTGGACGCTGGGCAGTTCCTTCACCTGGGTTGTCGGCGAAGTGGACCTGGACGACGACGGATCATTCGAGGAAGATCTGCCGTCCAACCGCATCCCGCCGATCAAGGTGACGGCGTATGCCGACTATAATATGTTCGACTGGTGGAAGCATCGCCTGCAGATGGTGCATTCCGGCAATCGTGATCCCAACAGCACGCAGTTCGGCGGCGCCACCGTGCGCGACTACACGGTGCTGGATTTTTACAGCAGTGCGCGGGTGGGGCCCGGTAAGTTGACACTGGGTATTGAGAATCTGCTCAATACCGATTATGTTCCTCTGGTGAATCAGGCCGGTGCCAGCACCGTTTCTTTTACCGAGGCCCAGGGGCAGACGGTCTCGCTGGCCTACAGTCTCGACTGGTAA